The Streptomyces sp. HSG2 genome has a segment encoding these proteins:
- a CDS encoding VOC family protein has protein sequence MTSIKQFQVTFDCADPERLAGFWCEVLGYVVPPPPPGFADWAAFDRSLPEERQGSAFACVDPSGTGPRLFFKRVPEGKVVKNRLHLDVRAGTGLVGEERVAALEAECERLVALGAERVRLLRADGFDESCLVMRDIEGNEFCLD, from the coding sequence ATGACGTCGATCAAGCAGTTCCAGGTGACCTTCGACTGCGCCGATCCCGAACGACTCGCGGGCTTCTGGTGCGAGGTGCTCGGGTACGTCGTCCCGCCGCCGCCTCCGGGGTTCGCCGACTGGGCGGCCTTCGACCGGTCGTTGCCGGAGGAGCGGCAGGGCTCGGCGTTCGCCTGCGTCGACCCCTCCGGCACGGGCCCGCGTCTGTTCTTCAAGCGCGTGCCCGAGGGGAAGGTCGTGAAGAACCGGCTGCACTTGGACGTCCGGGCCGGCACGGGCCTGGTCGGCGAGGAGCGCGTCGCCGCCCTGGAGGCGGAGTGCGAGCGGCTCGTCGCCCTGGGAGCCGAGCGGGTGCGCCTGCTGCGGGCGGACGGCTTCGACGAGTCCTGCCTGGTGATGCGAGACATCGAGGGAAACGAGTTCTGTCTCGACTGA
- a CDS encoding sensor histidine kinase has product MQRVYDFLRRHPTEVDGFWALVLMSVSLAAVVGGVESGTGNLALIVPFVVLLCLAMALRRRFPERMLRLGIALGLGQLALDVAVTVADFALLAVVHTAAATGGRRASRVALVAGLCAAPLAQLRWPGDQTGPAGGLLIATFQAVPFALAWVLGDSVRTRRAYLAELEERAARLEREREARDQIAVAAERARIAREMHDVVAHDVSVMVVQADGAAFVLDTAPDQARTALEAISSTGRQALAEMRRLLGVLRTGEPGQEGDYLPQPDVGRIGDLVEQCRGAGLPVDFRVEGTPRALPGGVELTAYRIVQEALTNTRKHGGPDAGASVRLVYFDDGLGLLVEDDGRGATREVLEARGTCGEGHGLIGMRERVGMVGGTLDVGPRAGGGFRISALLPLGSAL; this is encoded by the coding sequence GTGCAGCGCGTCTACGACTTTCTCCGCAGGCACCCGACCGAGGTCGACGGATTCTGGGCGCTGGTCCTGATGTCGGTCTCCTTGGCGGCGGTCGTCGGGGGTGTCGAGAGCGGTACCGGGAACCTCGCGCTGATCGTTCCCTTCGTGGTGCTGCTCTGCCTCGCCATGGCCCTGCGCCGGCGTTTCCCTGAGCGGATGCTGCGGCTGGGCATCGCCCTCGGGCTCGGTCAGCTGGCGCTCGACGTCGCGGTCACGGTCGCGGACTTCGCGCTGCTAGCGGTCGTCCACACGGCGGCGGCCACCGGGGGGCGTCGTGCCTCGCGCGTCGCGCTGGTCGCCGGCCTCTGCGCCGCTCCGCTGGCGCAGCTGCGCTGGCCCGGCGATCAGACGGGGCCGGCGGGCGGTCTCCTGATCGCCACCTTCCAGGCCGTGCCGTTCGCCCTCGCCTGGGTGCTCGGCGACTCCGTCCGCACCCGCCGGGCCTACCTCGCCGAGTTGGAGGAGAGGGCGGCCCGACTGGAACGGGAGCGCGAGGCACGGGACCAGATCGCCGTCGCCGCCGAACGCGCGCGGATCGCGCGGGAGATGCACGACGTCGTCGCGCACGACGTGTCGGTGATGGTGGTGCAGGCGGACGGCGCGGCCTTCGTCCTGGACACCGCGCCGGACCAGGCGAGGACGGCCCTGGAGGCCATCTCGTCCACCGGTCGTCAGGCCCTCGCCGAGATGCGCCGGCTGCTCGGCGTGCTGCGCACCGGAGAGCCCGGGCAGGAGGGGGACTACCTCCCGCAGCCCGACGTGGGTCGCATCGGGGACCTGGTCGAACAGTGCCGGGGTGCCGGATTGCCAGTCGACTTCAGGGTCGAGGGGACACCTCGGGCGCTGCCCGGCGGCGTGGAACTGACCGCCTACCGGATCGTGCAGGAGGCGCTGACCAACACCCGCAAGCACGGTGGTCCCGACGCGGGCGCCAGCGTGCGCCTGGTCTACTTCGACGACGGGCTCGGGCTGCTCGTCGAGGACGACGGCAGGGGAGCCACCCGGGAGGTCCTCGAAGCCCGCGGGACCTGCGGCGAGGGACACGGCCTCATCGGCATGCGCGAGCGGGTGGGCATGGTCGGGGGCACCCTGGACGTCGGCCCCCGGGCGGGCGGCGGATTCCGCATCAGCGCGCTCCTGCCGCTCGGGTCCGCGCTGTGA
- a CDS encoding SAM-dependent methyltransferase — MSVGATGRWRGWRAATRDALYGPEGFYRGPGGRPAAHFRTSVHASPLFARAVARLLRRVDSALDHPERLDFVDLAAGRGELVTGVLGALPAGVADRVRAHAVEIADRPEDLDARVTWRSEPPPGAVGLLFANEWLDNVPVDVAEVDAGGIARHVLVDALGNERLGERITGEDAAWLGRWWPLPAVPGLRAEIGAPRDAAWAGAVGSLARGLAVAVDYAHTRASRPPFGTLTAYRDGGEVAPVPDGSRDLTAHVAIDSCARAGAGAGPATRLYRQRDALRALGVSGARPPLALASTRPHAYVRALADAVEAAELTAPGGLGDFRWLAQDVGEVETRGLFVDVADHEEE; from the coding sequence GTGAGCGTGGGCGCGACGGGTCGGTGGCGGGGCTGGAGGGCCGCCACGCGGGACGCGCTGTACGGGCCGGAGGGCTTCTACCGCGGCCCCGGGGGGCGCCCGGCCGCGCACTTCCGCACCTCGGTGCACGCCTCGCCGCTCTTCGCCCGGGCCGTGGCGCGGCTGCTGCGCCGGGTCGACTCGGCCCTGGATCACCCGGAGCGCCTGGACTTCGTCGATCTCGCGGCGGGCCGGGGCGAATTGGTCACCGGTGTCCTCGGCGCCCTCCCCGCCGGCGTCGCCGACCGGGTGCGGGCCCACGCCGTCGAGATCGCCGACCGGCCCGAGGACCTCGACGCCCGGGTCACGTGGCGGAGCGAACCGCCACCGGGCGCGGTCGGGCTGCTCTTCGCCAACGAGTGGCTGGACAACGTACCCGTGGACGTCGCGGAGGTCGACGCCGGCGGCATCGCCCGACACGTCCTCGTCGACGCCCTCGGGAACGAGCGTCTCGGGGAGCGGATCACCGGCGAGGACGCCGCGTGGCTGGGACGTTGGTGGCCGCTGCCGGCGGTGCCGGGGCTGCGTGCGGAGATCGGCGCGCCGAGGGACGCGGCGTGGGCGGGAGCGGTGGGCTCCCTGGCGCGAGGGCTGGCGGTGGCGGTGGACTACGCGCACACCCGGGCGTCCCGCCCGCCGTTCGGCACGTTGACCGCCTACCGCGACGGCGGGGAGGTCGCCCCGGTCCCGGACGGCTCCCGCGACCTCACCGCGCATGTCGCGATCGACTCCTGCGCCCGGGCCGGAGCGGGCGCCGGACCCGCCACACGCCTGTACCGGCAGCGGGACGCGCTGCGCGCGTTGGGCGTGTCGGGCGCCCGGCCGCCCCTCGCGCTCGCCTCGACGCGACCGCACGCCTACGTACGGGCCCTCGCGGACGCCGTCGAGGCCGCCGAGCTGACCGCGCCGGGGGGCCTCGGCGACTTCCGCTGGCTGGCACAGGACGTCGGCGAGGTGGAGACCCGCGGGCTATTTGTCGATGTCGCCGACCACGAAGAAGAGTGA